A DNA window from Labrus mixtus chromosome 4, fLabMix1.1, whole genome shotgun sequence contains the following coding sequences:
- the LOC132972758 gene encoding overexpressed in colon carcinoma 1 protein — translation MGCGNSSATSTSGGGPADASKDVTEDLTVDDEKRRNYGGVYVGLPADLTTVAASQSKSTHKGKHL, via the exons ATGGGTTGTGGCAATTCCTCAGCCACCAGCACATCAGGAGGGG GGCCAGCAGACGCCTCCAAAGATGT GACAGAAGATCTCACGGTAGACGATGAGAAAAGAAG GAACTATGGCGGCGTATATGTAGGTCTACCTGCGGACCTGACTACCGTGGCTGCCAGTCAGTCTAAGTCTACACATAAAGGTAAACACCTATAA